One window from the genome of Bdellovibrio sp. NC01 encodes:
- a CDS encoding Mut7-C RNAse domain-containing protein: MTESWRFLVDENLLGLLRWLRILGFDAIAFQAVPDSVLIHEAQVQGRILLTQDRQLVADFPQAILVAADEPKAQALEVAKRLKLQITAPLTRCLKCNAELKEVSKAHVNVQVAPKTLEIYDQFFECPVCRQIFWKGSHFKKLMKEVEAINQALSG, from the coding sequence ATGACTGAGTCGTGGCGCTTTCTTGTTGATGAAAATCTCTTAGGTCTGTTGCGATGGTTACGAATTCTTGGATTTGATGCCATCGCTTTTCAGGCGGTTCCCGATAGTGTTCTGATTCATGAGGCCCAAGTTCAGGGCCGCATTCTTTTAACTCAAGATCGCCAATTAGTTGCTGATTTTCCGCAAGCCATTCTTGTGGCTGCTGATGAGCCCAAAGCGCAGGCATTGGAAGTAGCCAAGCGTTTAAAGCTGCAAATCACTGCGCCATTGACCCGGTGTTTGAAATGTAATGCGGAATTAAAGGAAGTTTCGAAGGCGCATGTAAACGTGCAAGTCGCGCCTAAGACCTTAGAAATTTACGATCAATTTTTCGAATGCCCCGTGTGCCGACAAATATTCTGGAAGGGCTCTCACTTCAAAAAATTGATGAAAGAAGTTGAAGCGATTAATCAAGCTCTGTCAGGTTAA
- a CDS encoding class I SAM-dependent RNA methyltransferase produces MPEFFASTAKGLVEPLEQELKDLGLKTIDKTVGGVYFESNWEGCYKANLQSRLASRILKPVLDFTAYQPEELYTQILRHDFTKYIKPNQTISIDVTIRDSKMRDQRFVAMKIKDAVVDQFREKFGVRPDVDNENPSLRIHVRAVKNQFNVAVDTSGDSLFMRGYRKETGEAPLKENLAAGLLKLSEWDGKSPIIDFMCGSGTFLIEAAMMAMNIAPGVHRKRFAFQNWLNYDKQAWENLVQEAMDAEKEELDFAFYGFDIDNRVLKSAKDNAKSAGVDQVIQFKKESVATVEPPVEKGLIVVNPPYGARIGDEDNLRDVYRDLGFTLKHRFKGWDAWILSGNKELIADLKLKSTRKHFVFNGNIECRFLKYSMF; encoded by the coding sequence ATGCCTGAATTTTTCGCCTCTACTGCGAAAGGCCTCGTAGAACCCCTAGAACAAGAACTTAAAGACTTAGGATTAAAGACGATCGACAAAACTGTCGGTGGTGTTTACTTCGAAAGTAACTGGGAAGGTTGCTACAAAGCGAATCTGCAATCTCGTTTGGCAAGCCGTATCTTGAAACCCGTTTTGGATTTCACGGCCTATCAACCGGAAGAGTTGTACACACAAATTCTTCGCCACGATTTCACTAAATACATTAAACCAAATCAAACGATCTCTATCGACGTGACGATTCGTGATTCTAAAATGCGCGATCAACGTTTTGTTGCGATGAAAATCAAAGACGCTGTCGTGGATCAATTCCGCGAAAAATTCGGCGTGCGCCCTGACGTTGATAACGAAAATCCATCTTTGCGTATTCACGTGCGTGCAGTTAAAAACCAATTCAACGTTGCAGTGGATACTTCAGGTGATTCATTGTTCATGCGTGGTTACCGTAAAGAAACGGGTGAAGCTCCTTTGAAAGAAAACTTGGCAGCAGGTCTGTTGAAGTTGTCAGAGTGGGATGGCAAATCACCAATCATCGACTTCATGTGTGGTTCTGGAACATTCTTGATTGAAGCGGCGATGATGGCGATGAATATCGCTCCAGGTGTACACCGTAAACGTTTTGCTTTCCAAAACTGGTTGAACTACGACAAACAAGCTTGGGAAAACCTTGTACAAGAAGCAATGGACGCTGAAAAAGAAGAGTTGGATTTTGCATTCTACGGTTTCGATATCGACAACCGCGTTTTGAAAAGTGCAAAAGACAACGCGAAAAGTGCTGGCGTTGATCAAGTGATTCAATTCAAAAAAGAATCTGTTGCGACTGTTGAACCTCCGGTTGAAAAAGGTTTGATCGTTGTGAATCCTCCATACGGCGCGCGTATTGGTGACGAAGACAATCTTCGTGACGTTTACCGTGACCTTGGCTTCACGTTGAAACACCGCTTTAAAGGTTGGGACGCGTGGATCTTGTCTGGAAACAAAGAATTGATTGCGGATTTAAAATTAAAATCAACTCGCAAGCACTTCGTATTCAACGGTAACATTGAATGCCGTTTCTTGAAGTATTCAATGTTCTAG
- a CDS encoding TIGR02147 family protein — protein MEHRPNYRNFIINELERRQKKNPAYSLRAFARDLGIPCSRLSEIINRKMGLSQARAVNLAEKLSLSPSEKEYFLDLALSEHARSPVVKEMATNRVRARDAVTTQMGEDTFAVISDWYHLAIVEYLGLSTSTHSIEAISKHFGLPIDEVEKAVERLEKVKILEQRDGKWEVMQERRAAAFRPDFRFAHNFYDQLSKIGRGKVEAPGVHQFEMAATMIPVKKENSRKVVEKIRQFRRELLNDMESEADKDSVYCLTMQFFNLTELD, from the coding sequence ATGGAACACAGACCTAATTATCGAAATTTTATCATCAATGAGCTTGAGCGCCGTCAAAAGAAGAATCCAGCGTATTCTTTGCGCGCGTTTGCTCGCGATTTGGGGATCCCTTGTTCTCGTTTAAGTGAAATCATTAATCGCAAAATGGGTTTGTCCCAAGCGCGCGCAGTGAACTTGGCCGAGAAGTTAAGCCTTTCTCCTTCTGAAAAAGAATACTTCTTGGACCTCGCTTTGAGTGAACACGCTCGCAGCCCTGTCGTTAAAGAAATGGCGACAAACCGCGTGCGTGCACGCGATGCTGTGACAACACAAATGGGTGAAGATACATTTGCCGTGATCTCTGACTGGTATCACTTGGCTATCGTTGAATACTTGGGTCTTTCAACATCAACTCACTCGATCGAAGCAATTTCAAAACACTTCGGTCTGCCTATTGATGAAGTTGAAAAAGCCGTCGAACGCCTTGAGAAAGTTAAAATCCTTGAGCAGCGTGATGGTAAGTGGGAAGTGATGCAAGAGCGTCGTGCGGCGGCTTTCCGTCCTGACTTCAGATTTGCGCATAACTTCTACGATCAATTGAGTAAAATCGGTCGTGGCAAAGTCGAAGCACCAGGCGTTCATCAGTTTGAAATGGCTGCGACAATGATTCCAGTTAAAAAAGAAAACTCACGCAAAGTTGTCGAAAAAATTCGCCAATTCCGTCGTGAGCTTTTGAATGACATGGAATCCGAAGCAGACAAAGACTCGGTTTACTGTCTGACGATGCAGTTCTTTAACCTGACAGAGCTTGATTAA
- a CDS encoding electron transfer flavoprotein-ubiquinone oxidoreductase, producing the protein MVYDSLPEGVTRETMDVDVLIVGGGSAGLSCALHLQNQIQQHNEDVAAGKKQGEQIPEQMIVVIEKASEVGAHSMSGAVLNPKALRELMPNFKEEGAPLDTEVKKDAVYYLGSDYSFKLPITPPPFHNEGNYIVSISKLNRWLATKCEEKGINIFPGFAAVEALYEGDKIVGVRTGDKGRDKNGNPKGNFEPGLILKSKVTIFAEGTRGSLFKKVSEKLNLRAGKNKEVFEEGVKEIIQMPPNTVEAGQVIHTMGFPLSKSIGGTFIYTLPGDKIIVGLVAYLDSEDPLLDPHRELQKLKTHPFLQSMLKGGKVIAYGGKTLPAGGYYSMPKLYGDGFMVCGDSASMVDVQKLKGIHLAMKSGMQAADTILEGILKGGDFSEAVTKNYDARIQAGYVKDELYRVRNFHQALSKGIVASMPLLALQEATGGRGLQDPMPIPHTDAETTEKVVDVWGPNGFAEQLGELPKPDGQLFFDKLSSVYLTGTMHDEDSPNHLILKDGDICRSVCEPNYKSPCNHFCPASVYEMVPSTKEPGKKDLQINYTNCIHCKTCDIKCPFENIEWTVPEGGGGPQYREV; encoded by the coding sequence ATGGTTTACGATTCACTTCCAGAAGGTGTTACACGCGAGACGATGGACGTTGACGTTCTTATCGTTGGTGGTGGTTCCGCAGGTCTTTCTTGCGCCCTTCATTTGCAAAATCAAATTCAACAACACAATGAAGACGTTGCCGCTGGTAAAAAACAGGGCGAACAAATTCCTGAGCAAATGATCGTCGTGATCGAAAAAGCTTCTGAAGTCGGCGCGCACTCGATGTCGGGCGCAGTTTTGAATCCAAAAGCTTTGCGTGAGTTGATGCCGAACTTCAAAGAAGAAGGCGCTCCTCTTGATACGGAAGTGAAGAAAGATGCAGTTTACTATCTAGGTTCTGACTACTCTTTCAAACTTCCGATCACGCCTCCGCCATTCCATAACGAAGGCAACTACATCGTTTCAATCAGCAAATTGAACCGCTGGTTGGCGACGAAGTGTGAAGAAAAAGGTATTAACATCTTCCCAGGTTTCGCAGCTGTTGAAGCTTTGTATGAAGGTGACAAAATCGTTGGTGTACGCACGGGCGATAAAGGTCGTGATAAAAACGGCAATCCAAAAGGCAACTTCGAACCGGGTTTGATCCTAAAATCAAAAGTTACTATTTTTGCAGAAGGTACTCGCGGTTCATTGTTCAAAAAAGTTTCTGAAAAATTGAACTTGCGCGCTGGCAAAAACAAAGAAGTTTTTGAAGAAGGCGTAAAAGAGATCATCCAAATGCCGCCGAACACTGTTGAGGCTGGTCAAGTGATCCACACAATGGGCTTCCCATTGTCGAAATCTATCGGTGGTACATTCATCTACACATTGCCTGGCGATAAAATCATCGTAGGTCTTGTGGCGTACTTGGATTCTGAAGATCCATTGCTAGATCCACACCGTGAATTGCAAAAATTGAAAACACATCCATTCCTTCAAAGCATGTTGAAGGGTGGTAAAGTGATCGCTTACGGTGGTAAGACATTGCCAGCGGGTGGTTACTACTCAATGCCAAAACTATACGGTGATGGCTTCATGGTTTGCGGTGACTCTGCCAGCATGGTGGACGTTCAGAAGTTAAAAGGTATCCACTTGGCGATGAAGTCAGGTATGCAAGCTGCGGATACAATCCTTGAGGGCATCCTTAAAGGTGGCGACTTCTCTGAAGCCGTGACGAAAAACTACGATGCACGCATTCAAGCGGGCTACGTGAAAGACGAGCTTTACAGAGTTCGTAACTTCCACCAAGCCTTGAGCAAAGGTATCGTGGCTTCTATGCCTCTATTGGCTCTTCAAGAGGCAACAGGTGGCCGTGGTCTTCAAGATCCTATGCCGATCCCTCACACTGACGCAGAGACGACTGAGAAGGTTGTCGACGTTTGGGGACCTAACGGTTTCGCTGAACAATTGGGCGAACTTCCTAAACCAGACGGTCAGTTGTTCTTTGATAAGCTTTCAAGCGTTTACTTGACGGGTACGATGCACGATGAGGATTCTCCGAATCATCTTATCTTGAAAGATGGCGATATTTGCCGCTCAGTATGTGAGCCTAATTACAAATCGCCTTGTAATCATTTCTGCCCGGCCTCTGTATACGAAATGGTTCCGTCTACAAAAGAACCAGGCAAGAAAGACCTACAAATCAATTATACAAACTGTATTCACTGTAAGACTTGTGATATTAAGTGCCCATTCGAAAACATCGAGTGGACTGTCCCTGAAGGGGGCGGTGGACCACAATACCGAGAGGTATAA
- the rpmB gene encoding 50S ribosomal protein L28 — translation MSRCEITGKGPVVKNLVSHSNIKTKSTAQPNVQKKRLFSRALNSMVRLQIAASTLRDMEHVGGFDAYLLNADDAKLSKRAMAIKSRIKKKISTKK, via the coding sequence ATGAGCAGATGTGAAATTACTGGAAAAGGACCTGTTGTAAAAAACTTGGTTTCTCACTCCAACATTAAAACTAAATCAACAGCTCAACCAAATGTTCAAAAGAAACGCCTATTTAGCCGTGCTTTGAACTCTATGGTTAGATTGCAAATCGCTGCAAGCACACTTCGCGACATGGAACACGTAGGCGGTTTTGACGCTTACCTTCTGAACGCGGATGACGCAAAACTCTCTAAAAGAGCTATGGCGATCAAATCTAGAATCAAAAAGAAAATCAGCACTAAGAAATAA
- the lpxD gene encoding UDP-3-O-(3-hydroxymyristoyl)glucosamine N-acyltransferase, which translates to MITAEVIKDLQSADLSYVSGSLQAVATKVLPPEQLEKGCLVFITKQDQLETVLKAGASIVVAHKSVSLPEDSNATFFQTGNLQMAMATVLPLFDGKMNRYNQAEKIHPTACIHETAHLGQNVYVGPFAVIGEHVRIGDYATIGAHTVIEGHATIGDHTLLHPQVFVGANCDIGSHCEIHPHTTIGADGFAFAPTKEGTHKKIPQIGKVVIGNWVEIGANCTVDRAALTETRIGNGSKFDNFCHVAHNVIIGENNVFAAGFKIAGSSRVGSNCMVGGDTVVSDHVTIGDKIMIGGRSGVSNDVLKPGAYAGYPLEPLRDNMKTLATISNGNLPRLRKEVARIMKHLGLKEE; encoded by the coding sequence ATGATAACAGCAGAAGTAATTAAAGATCTCCAATCGGCAGATTTGTCCTATGTTTCCGGTTCTCTTCAAGCGGTTGCTACAAAAGTTCTTCCTCCTGAACAGCTCGAAAAAGGCTGCTTGGTGTTCATCACTAAGCAAGATCAGCTGGAAACAGTTTTGAAAGCGGGAGCTTCGATCGTGGTTGCTCACAAATCAGTGAGCCTTCCTGAAGATAGCAACGCGACATTCTTCCAAACAGGCAACTTGCAGATGGCGATGGCGACGGTTCTGCCGCTTTTCGACGGCAAAATGAATCGCTACAATCAGGCCGAGAAAATTCACCCAACAGCATGCATCCATGAAACAGCTCATTTGGGGCAAAATGTTTACGTGGGTCCATTTGCTGTGATTGGTGAGCATGTCCGCATCGGTGACTACGCAACAATCGGCGCCCATACGGTTATCGAAGGTCATGCAACGATCGGCGATCACACTTTGTTGCACCCGCAAGTTTTCGTGGGCGCCAACTGTGACATCGGTTCACACTGTGAAATCCATCCGCACACAACCATCGGTGCTGACGGTTTTGCATTTGCGCCAACTAAAGAAGGCACTCATAAAAAAATCCCACAAATCGGCAAAGTCGTTATCGGCAATTGGGTCGAGATCGGTGCAAACTGCACAGTCGACCGCGCTGCTTTGACTGAAACACGCATTGGCAATGGTTCGAAATTCGATAATTTCTGTCACGTTGCCCATAACGTTATCATCGGTGAAAACAACGTCTTCGCTGCCGGTTTTAAAATCGCAGGTTCAAGCCGCGTTGGTAGTAACTGTATGGTTGGTGGCGACACAGTTGTGAGCGACCACGTGACAATTGGTGATAAAATCATGATCGGCGGACGCAGCGGCGTTTCAAACGACGTATTGAAACCTGGCGCTTACGCGGGTTATCCGCTAGAACCACTTCGCGACAACATGAAAACTCTTGCGACGATCAGCAACGGCAACTTGCCACGCTTGAGAAAAGAAGTTGCACGCATCATGAAACATCTAGGTTTGAAAGAAGAATAG
- a CDS encoding carbon-nitrogen hydrolase family protein, translating to MKSELVVAVAQMTSIDDVDANLMQMEALLEEIFKSDSKPRFVGFPENCLYMRIKEGEKIEGFSLSHRAFARLAEQAQKYNTYLHLGSVPLFVEGHLYNSSMLISPEGKITPTYQKMHLFDIQLEGQKAIRESDVFRHGQKPSILEVDGWRIGETICYDVRFAELFSQYARKEVDMILVPAAFLVKTGEAHWEVLLRARAIESQSYLLASAQGGTHQSVRSGARETYGHSLIIDPWGAIVAHVEKRSVGFAITTLSRERIDSVRRQIPMRDHRRLPIA from the coding sequence ATGAAATCTGAGTTGGTGGTTGCAGTCGCACAAATGACTTCGATCGACGATGTCGATGCCAACTTGATGCAGATGGAAGCTCTGCTAGAAGAGATTTTCAAATCTGATTCCAAGCCCCGCTTCGTGGGCTTTCCGGAAAACTGCCTGTACATGAGAATCAAAGAAGGCGAGAAGATCGAAGGGTTTTCTTTATCTCATCGCGCCTTTGCTCGTCTGGCTGAACAAGCACAGAAATATAATACCTATCTGCATTTAGGATCAGTGCCTTTGTTTGTCGAAGGGCATTTGTACAATTCATCGATGTTGATTTCTCCAGAGGGGAAAATTACGCCGACATATCAAAAAATGCACTTGTTTGACATTCAACTTGAAGGGCAAAAAGCCATTCGCGAATCCGATGTGTTTCGTCATGGTCAGAAACCGAGTATTCTTGAAGTTGATGGCTGGCGCATTGGCGAAACGATCTGTTATGACGTGCGTTTTGCCGAGCTGTTTTCGCAATACGCTCGCAAAGAAGTGGATATGATTTTGGTGCCCGCCGCGTTCTTGGTGAAAACTGGGGAGGCGCACTGGGAAGTTCTTTTGCGCGCCCGTGCGATTGAGAGTCAGTCTTATTTGCTTGCCAGTGCCCAAGGCGGGACACACCAAAGTGTGCGTAGCGGTGCTCGAGAAACCTATGGTCACTCGCTTATTATTGATCCTTGGGGAGCGATTGTTGCTCATGTTGAAAAGCGCTCGGTGGGTTTTGCGATCACGACCCTTAGTCGAGAGAGAATTGACAGCGTTCGTCGTCAGATTCCAATGCGCGATCATCGTCGCCTTCCTATTGCTTAA
- a CDS encoding helix-hairpin-helix domain-containing protein — protein sequence MDQALQSYLARIVPTVPAKSAQAVIDLAAEGATVPFIARYRKEQTGNLDEVQIRSVIEGHETFNEIVKRKAFLIKEIGEQNNLTAELQKRIEMSWDLGELEEIYKPFKKKKKTKATIAREAGLEPLANWIWDMGHGTLKDDQTMEMKAKAFLNPTAKIVTYEEALKGAQDIIVEKIANDADLRNMVAKNYNEKGRVVSKAAKGFKPNSKYDMYKEFEEPVKALLDAKNNHRYLAMRRGWQEEELTLDVKGDDEEILKSYEKFATSTPDNAIGEYLKQSARLALNVYVLPSVVNEVHRQLKEKADQDAITVFAENVRKLLLASPYGSKCVLGVDPGLRTGCKVALIDKSGAFISHTVLYTLGDDADRKAKALFGDVLKQIQIEAIAVGNGTAGRETEAFLRKVLKDLGKNIPVVMVSESGASVYSASDIAREEFPDLDLTVKGAISIARRLQDPLAELVKVDPKSIGVGQYQHDVNQSQLKKSLEAVVESCVNNVGVDVNTASAALLSHVAGIGPALAKGIVEARKKALFADRSELLKVPKFSAKVFEQAAGFLRIPASKHVLDSTGIHPERYQAVTDMAKDLGVSLSEVIGEGAKKLLAQRTKWAQIVGEFTFDDIVKELEKPGRDPRDPFKVFQYRDDIMEVKDLKEGMICPGIVTNVTNFGAFVDIGVHQDGLVHISALSHKFVDDPRKVVNPGDHVTVKVMKVDQVKNQISLTMKMDDAPEASAPREKRGDQPRQQQGGYKPGGVRMPPGGGAGQRPAAGGPPAKPANPFNNPFAALMNTPTNKK from the coding sequence ATGGATCAGGCTCTTCAGAGTTATTTGGCTCGTATTGTCCCAACAGTCCCAGCAAAGTCAGCACAAGCAGTGATTGATCTTGCTGCGGAAGGGGCTACGGTTCCTTTCATCGCTCGTTACCGTAAAGAACAAACAGGCAATTTGGACGAAGTTCAAATTCGCTCTGTCATCGAAGGTCACGAAACTTTCAACGAAATCGTTAAGCGTAAAGCTTTCTTGATCAAAGAGATCGGGGAGCAAAACAACTTAACTGCTGAGTTGCAAAAACGTATCGAGATGTCTTGGGACTTGGGTGAGCTAGAGGAAATCTACAAACCATTCAAGAAAAAGAAAAAAACCAAAGCAACTATCGCACGCGAAGCGGGCTTGGAGCCTTTGGCAAATTGGATTTGGGACATGGGTCATGGCACGTTGAAAGACGACCAGACTATGGAAATGAAAGCGAAAGCTTTCTTAAACCCAACTGCCAAAATCGTCACTTACGAAGAAGCGCTTAAAGGTGCTCAAGACATCATCGTCGAAAAAATCGCCAATGATGCAGATCTTCGTAATATGGTTGCAAAAAACTACAACGAAAAAGGTCGCGTTGTTTCTAAAGCAGCGAAAGGCTTCAAACCAAACTCTAAGTACGACATGTACAAAGAATTTGAAGAGCCAGTAAAAGCTTTGCTTGATGCTAAAAACAATCACCGCTACTTGGCGATGAGACGTGGCTGGCAAGAAGAAGAATTGACTCTTGATGTGAAGGGCGATGACGAAGAGATTTTAAAATCTTACGAAAAATTCGCAACTTCAACTCCAGACAATGCTATCGGCGAATACTTGAAACAATCTGCTCGTCTTGCTTTGAACGTTTACGTTCTTCCTTCTGTTGTGAACGAAGTTCACCGTCAGTTGAAAGAAAAAGCGGATCAAGATGCGATCACGGTGTTTGCTGAAAACGTTCGTAAACTTTTGTTGGCTTCTCCATACGGATCAAAATGCGTATTGGGTGTCGACCCTGGTTTGCGTACGGGTTGTAAAGTGGCATTGATTGATAAATCAGGCGCTTTCATTTCTCACACAGTTCTTTACACTTTGGGTGACGATGCTGATCGCAAAGCGAAGGCTTTGTTCGGTGACGTTTTGAAACAAATCCAAATTGAAGCGATCGCAGTGGGTAACGGTACTGCAGGTCGTGAAACTGAAGCGTTCTTGCGCAAAGTTTTGAAAGATCTTGGTAAAAATATTCCTGTCGTGATGGTTTCTGAGTCGGGTGCCTCTGTGTACTCTGCTTCTGATATCGCTCGTGAAGAATTCCCAGATCTTGATTTGACGGTAAAAGGTGCGATCTCTATCGCGCGCCGTTTGCAAGATCCTTTGGCTGAACTTGTTAAAGTCGATCCAAAATCTATCGGTGTTGGTCAGTACCAACATGACGTGAATCAATCGCAATTGAAAAAATCATTGGAAGCAGTGGTTGAATCTTGCGTGAACAACGTGGGCGTTGACGTGAATACGGCTTCTGCAGCGTTGTTGTCACACGTGGCGGGCATTGGTCCGGCGTTGGCGAAAGGTATCGTTGAAGCTCGTAAGAAAGCGTTGTTTGCGGATCGCTCGGAACTTTTGAAAGTTCCTAAGTTTTCTGCAAAAGTTTTCGAACAAGCTGCAGGCTTCTTACGTATTCCTGCAAGCAAACACGTTTTGGACTCTACAGGTATCCATCCAGAGCGCTACCAAGCGGTTACTGACATGGCGAAAGACCTTGGCGTTTCTTTGTCTGAAGTTATCGGTGAAGGAGCTAAGAAGCTTCTTGCACAAAGAACTAAATGGGCCCAAATCGTGGGTGAGTTTACGTTTGATGACATCGTGAAAGAGCTTGAAAAACCAGGCCGTGACCCACGTGATCCATTTAAAGTTTTCCAATACCGTGATGACATCATGGAAGTGAAAGACCTTAAAGAAGGTATGATCTGTCCTGGTATCGTAACAAACGTAACGAACTTCGGTGCGTTCGTTGATATCGGTGTTCACCAAGATGGTCTTGTGCATATTTCTGCTTTGTCTCACAAGTTCGTGGATGATCCTCGTAAAGTGGTAAATCCAGGCGATCATGTGACTGTTAAAGTTATGAAAGTGGATCAAGTTAAGAACCAAATTTCTTTGACGATGAAAATGGACGACGCGCCAGAGGCTTCAGCTCCTCGTGAAAAACGCGGCGATCAACCTCGTCAACAGCAAGGCGGTTACAAACCAGGTGGCGTAAGAATGCCTCCAGGTGGTGGCGCAGGACAAAGACCAGCAGCAGGTGGTCCTCCAGCGAAGCCAGCTAATCCGTTCAACAATCCGTTCGCGGCTTTGATGAACACTCCGACTAATAAGAAATAA
- the infA gene encoding translation initiation factor IF-1 yields the protein MAKDDLVQIDGKVIDALAGGLYKIELENKAIINAKLCGKMRRFNIRVVVGDRVSVGVSPYDPTHGLIMFRHK from the coding sequence ATGGCAAAAGACGATTTAGTACAAATTGATGGAAAAGTGATCGACGCCCTTGCAGGGGGTCTATACAAGATCGAACTCGAAAACAAGGCGATCATTAACGCAAAACTTTGCGGAAAAATGAGACGTTTTAATATTCGCGTGGTTGTGGGAGACCGTGTAAGCGTAGGGGTTTCACCTTACGATCCTACTCATGGTCTGATCATGTTCCGTCATAAATAA
- a CDS encoding KOW motif domain-containing protein — protein MKLKIKKGATVQVITGSDKGKKGTVLAVDATAMKILVQGVKVETHYDKKDGLLKKEGFIDYSNVKLVEAAAKEKKTSKKASKSKSA, from the coding sequence ATGAAATTGAAAATCAAAAAAGGCGCGACAGTACAAGTTATCACTGGCTCTGACAAAGGCAAAAAGGGCACAGTATTGGCTGTAGACGCAACTGCAATGAAGATCCTAGTTCAAGGTGTGAAAGTTGAAACACACTACGATAAAAAAGACGGTCTTTTGAAAAAAGAAGGCTTCATCGACTATTCAAATGTGAAACTAGTTGAAGCTGCTGCTAAAGAGAAAAAAACTTCTAAGAAAGCATCTAAATCTAAGTCCGCATAA
- the rpsR gene encoding 30S ribosomal protein S18: MKKTTRSKYRQEFAGDHVFDYKDPASLTRFIGDGGKITPSRISKLSVAQQKRVAAAVKKSRNLALLPSGTDAYDTFSRAEAISPVPFEI; encoded by the coding sequence ATGAAAAAAACAACTCGTAGCAAATACAGACAAGAATTCGCAGGCGACCACGTATTCGATTACAAAGATCCAGCATCTTTGACTCGTTTTATCGGCGATGGTGGCAAAATCACTCCTTCTCGCATTTCTAAGCTTTCAGTTGCTCAACAAAAACGTGTAGCTGCAGCAGTTAAAAAATCTCGTAATCTAGCTTTGTTGCCTTCTGGTACAGACGCTTACGATACTTTCTCTAGAGCTGAAGCAATCTCTCCAGTTCCTTTCGAGATCTAA